Proteins co-encoded in one Nonlabens agnitus genomic window:
- a CDS encoding TrkH family potassium uptake protein, producing the protein MPRLNYKIITYIMGLLLVFNGGFMSISSLVSAYYSENESLEILLAAVVAITLGSLMMLLTRNHIKELGKKEGYLIVTLGWLFMAFAGTMPYLFTGAISNYTDAFFETMSGFTTTGASIMNDIEIMPKGVLFWRSTTHWIGGMGIIVLAVAILPLLGIGGMQLFAAEAPGPSADKLHPRITDTAKRLWLIYVGFTGIETVLLRVAGMGWFDAVNHAMSTLSTGGFSTKNASIAYWNDNPWIQWIITLFMFIAGMNFVLSYFGFKGQFKKIFRDTEFKWYASFVLGFSIIGALLIYLQADVSISSIAHPMVWGELESAVRHSFFQVLAVITTTGFVSADYTMWTPFLTIMFFGLFFLGGSAGSTSGGIKVMRHIILIRNGIMEFKRTLHPNAILPVRYNGKALSNNIVFNILGFFILYMLSFIVGSVGLAALGLDFDTAIGGALSSLGNVGPAFGDLSPVNNFAGLPDLGKWWCAFLMLIGRLELFTVLILLTPFFWRNR; encoded by the coding sequence ATGCCAAGACTCAACTACAAGATCATTACTTATATCATGGGATTACTGTTGGTTTTCAACGGTGGTTTTATGTCTATTAGTTCGCTGGTAAGCGCTTACTACAGCGAGAATGAATCGCTGGAAATTTTGCTGGCAGCGGTAGTGGCGATCACTCTAGGATCGTTGATGATGTTGTTAACCAGAAACCACATTAAGGAATTGGGAAAAAAGGAAGGATACCTCATTGTTACCTTGGGCTGGTTGTTTATGGCTTTTGCTGGTACCATGCCCTATTTATTTACAGGTGCCATAAGTAACTATACCGATGCTTTTTTTGAAACCATGAGTGGTTTCACCACCACAGGTGCCAGTATCATGAACGATATTGAGATCATGCCTAAAGGTGTACTCTTCTGGCGCAGCACAACGCACTGGATAGGTGGAATGGGAATTATAGTACTCGCGGTGGCGATCCTACCTTTATTAGGAATAGGTGGTATGCAACTTTTTGCTGCAGAGGCGCCTGGTCCCAGCGCAGATAAACTTCATCCAAGAATTACTGATACTGCCAAACGTCTTTGGCTTATTTACGTTGGCTTTACAGGGATCGAGACTGTTCTTCTTAGAGTAGCGGGAATGGGATGGTTTGATGCTGTGAATCACGCCATGAGTACACTTTCTACTGGTGGTTTTTCTACAAAAAACGCCAGTATTGCTTACTGGAATGATAATCCATGGATCCAGTGGATTATTACACTATTTATGTTTATTGCTGGGATGAACTTTGTATTAAGCTATTTTGGCTTTAAGGGTCAGTTTAAAAAGATATTTAGGGATACAGAATTCAAATGGTACGCAAGCTTTGTTCTAGGTTTTTCTATCATTGGAGCACTGCTGATATATTTACAGGCAGATGTTTCAATCTCGTCCATAGCGCATCCTATGGTTTGGGGTGAATTGGAAAGCGCCGTGAGGCATTCATTTTTTCAAGTGCTCGCGGTGATCACCACTACTGGATTTGTATCTGCAGACTATACCATGTGGACGCCATTTTTGACCATCATGTTCTTTGGGTTGTTCTTTTTAGGTGGTAGCGCAGGATCCACCTCAGGTGGTATTAAAGTGATGCGACACATCATCTTGATACGTAATGGTATTATGGAGTTCAAACGCACCTTACATCCCAATGCTATTTTACCGGTACGTTACAACGGCAAGGCGTTGTCCAACAATATTGTGTTTAACATTCTGGGCTTCTTTATCCTTTACATGCTTTCCTTTATAGTGGGTTCTGTTGGATTAGCAGCGTTAGGTTTGGATTTTGACACGGCAATAGGTGGAGCGCTTAGTAGTTTAGGTAACGTAGGTCCTGCTTTTGGGGATCTGTCACCCGTTAACAACTTTGCCGGCTTACCTGATTTAGGGAAATGGTGGTGCGCCTTTTTAATGCTCATAGGAAGGTTGGAGTTGTTTACTGTTTTGATATTATTGACTCCGTTCTTCTGGAGGAATAGGTAG
- a CDS encoding ferritin-like domain-containing protein, whose product MSYTDEVGKKLNALLEKNYDAEAGYKLAKEKVENSALKNFFDQQQKSRYDFGHDLKAELKSFGQEPDKGTSLAGDAHRAWMNIKSTFSANSADSILEEAIRGEKSAVEEYNEIINDSTLPPSTKSVLTKHRDNIQTALTNVKAMEKTW is encoded by the coding sequence ATGAGCTATACAGATGAAGTAGGAAAAAAATTAAACGCATTATTGGAAAAGAACTATGATGCAGAAGCTGGTTACAAACTGGCTAAAGAGAAAGTAGAAAACTCTGCTTTAAAGAATTTCTTTGACCAGCAGCAAAAGTCACGTTATGATTTTGGTCATGATTTGAAAGCCGAGTTGAAGAGCTTTGGACAGGAACCTGATAAAGGAACCAGTCTAGCAGGTGATGCACACCGTGCATGGATGAATATCAAATCCACATTTTCTGCAAACAGTGCAGACAGTATTCTTGAAGAAGCCATACGCGGTGAGAAGTCTGCAGTGGAAGAGTACAATGAGATTATCAACGATAGTACATTACCTCCATCTACAAAAAGTGTGTTGACCAAGCACCGTGATAATATCCAGACCGCTCTAACTAATGTAAAGGCAATGGAGAAAACTTGGTAA
- a CDS encoding ribonucleotide-diphosphate reductase subunit beta — MEITHIRKRDFSVKPFDLNNITNAVFKALSAVNSGTQEDAQNVALAVYKTLMKRKDIDPNYIPTIEQVQDIVENKLMETEFHEAAKAYILYRNQRAMERKTDIFEKRVNLKPYEYPQLYEYVPAIRHSYWIHTEYNFTSDIQDFKSRLTPVEQSAIKNTMLAISQIEVAVKSFWGDLYHRMPKPEIGAVGSTFAESEVRHADAYSHLIEILGLNEEFKALKKKPVIMKRVQYLETALRNSKADDNQSYAEAVLLFSLFIEHVSLFSQFLIIMGFNKHKNMLKGISNVVEATSKEEQIHGDFGIDLIRILRDEQPGWFTEEYHERIQNMCRRSFEAESALVDWIFEEGELDFLPKAIVNEFIKNRFNNSLASIGIEKVFEIDEDLIAQTEWFDDEIIATKHGDFFVKRSINYTKRAQSVTKDDLF; from the coding sequence ATGGAAATCACTCACATCAGAAAGAGAGACTTCAGCGTTAAGCCGTTCGATCTCAACAACATAACAAATGCAGTATTTAAGGCACTATCTGCCGTAAATTCTGGAACCCAAGAAGACGCCCAAAACGTTGCCCTAGCGGTATATAAAACCCTGATGAAAAGGAAGGATATCGATCCTAATTATATTCCTACCATCGAGCAGGTTCAAGACATCGTCGAGAACAAATTGATGGAAACCGAATTTCACGAGGCGGCAAAAGCTTACATCCTATATAGAAATCAGCGCGCCATGGAGCGCAAGACGGATATTTTTGAGAAGCGCGTCAACTTGAAGCCTTACGAGTATCCACAACTATACGAATATGTTCCAGCGATACGTCATTCCTACTGGATCCACACAGAGTATAATTTTACCAGCGACATCCAGGATTTCAAATCCAGATTGACACCGGTAGAACAAAGTGCCATCAAAAACACGATGTTGGCCATTTCACAGATTGAGGTAGCCGTGAAATCATTCTGGGGTGATTTGTATCACCGTATGCCTAAACCAGAAATAGGCGCTGTAGGTTCCACCTTTGCAGAAAGTGAAGTACGTCACGCAGATGCCTACTCGCACCTTATCGAGATCCTGGGACTTAATGAAGAATTCAAGGCGTTAAAAAAGAAACCTGTGATCATGAAGCGTGTGCAGTATCTGGAAACTGCGTTGCGCAATTCTAAAGCAGACGACAACCAGAGCTATGCAGAAGCTGTATTGCTTTTTAGCCTTTTCATTGAGCACGTATCCTTGTTCTCACAGTTCTTGATCATCATGGGCTTTAACAAGCACAAGAACATGTTGAAGGGAATTTCTAATGTGGTAGAAGCTACCAGTAAGGAAGAGCAGATTCACGGTGATTTTGGTATCGACTTGATCAGAATCCTACGTGACGAGCAGCCAGGCTGGTTTACAGAAGAATACCACGAGCGCATCCAGAACATGTGTAGAAGATCCTTTGAGGCAGAAAGCGCCCTTGTGGACTGGATCTTTGAAGAAGGAGAACTGGACTTCTTGCCTAAAGCCATAGTCAACGAATTTATCAAAAACAGATTCAACAACTCGCTCGCCAGTATAGGCATCGAGAAGGTATTTGAAATTGACGAAGACCTCATCGCGCAAACGGAATGGTTTGACGATGAAATTATTGCCACTAAACATGGAGACTTCTTTGTGAAGCGATCCATCAACTATACCAAGAGAGCCCAAAGTGTAACCAAAGACGACCTATTTTAA
- the trkA gene encoding Trk system potassium transporter TrkA: protein MDFMKIIIAGAGEVGFHLAKLLSYESQDITLIDPVKENLHYADTHLDIRTMRGDATSIKTLKDSNVDEADLVIAVSSSQAINITIGVLAKQLGAKRTIARISNTEFLEEQQAIGFKGFGIDELISPESLASKEIELLLNQSAFNDSYEFEDGALTMVGVNLTRTAQFVGKSVQEAGEIFPEVHFMPIAIQRFGTQYTLIPRGDTQFKEGDQVYFITTTGGVDELYKLTGKTRRTMKNVMILGGSNIGEQSARNLSAAGMNVKLVEIDPEKAFDLADKLPEVLVISGDGRNVELLQEESIHEMDAFIAVTGNSETNIISCLMAKSKSVRKTISLVENMDYFQLSHSIGIDTLINKKLLAANNIFRYIRKGEVVAMTKLNNMNAELLEFIVKENSDLCNKKIMNINVPRSAIIGGVIREGKGNIVLGSFTIKAGDRVVVCCLPRSISKVEKLFQ from the coding sequence ATCGATTTTATGAAAATCATTATTGCTGGCGCTGGCGAGGTAGGATTTCATTTGGCCAAGCTGCTTTCTTATGAATCTCAAGATATCACCCTTATAGATCCCGTAAAGGAGAACCTGCATTATGCAGATACCCATCTGGATATAAGGACAATGAGAGGCGACGCCACATCTATCAAAACGCTCAAGGATTCTAATGTAGATGAAGCTGATCTAGTTATTGCTGTAAGCAGCAGTCAGGCGATCAATATTACGATTGGGGTACTGGCGAAGCAGTTGGGAGCCAAAAGGACCATCGCTAGAATTTCAAATACAGAGTTCCTCGAGGAGCAACAAGCCATAGGTTTTAAGGGATTTGGTATTGACGAATTGATTTCACCAGAATCGCTTGCCAGTAAAGAGATTGAGCTGCTTCTCAATCAAAGTGCCTTTAATGATAGTTATGAGTTTGAAGATGGAGCGCTTACCATGGTAGGAGTAAACCTTACCCGTACCGCACAATTTGTAGGTAAGTCTGTCCAGGAAGCTGGCGAGATTTTCCCTGAAGTTCATTTCATGCCTATTGCCATACAGCGTTTTGGGACCCAGTATACCTTGATACCACGTGGTGATACCCAATTCAAGGAAGGTGACCAAGTTTATTTTATTACCACCACTGGTGGCGTGGACGAGCTCTATAAACTTACCGGCAAGACACGACGCACCATGAAAAACGTTATGATCTTAGGCGGTAGCAATATAGGTGAACAAAGTGCCCGTAATCTATCAGCTGCTGGGATGAACGTAAAACTAGTAGAAATCGATCCTGAAAAGGCTTTTGACCTAGCGGATAAATTACCAGAGGTTCTTGTGATAAGCGGTGATGGACGCAACGTGGAATTGTTGCAGGAAGAAAGTATTCACGAGATGGATGCTTTTATAGCAGTTACCGGTAATAGCGAGACCAATATTATTTCTTGCCTTATGGCAAAAAGCAAGAGCGTGCGCAAGACCATATCGCTGGTGGAGAATATGGATTACTTCCAGCTGTCACATAGCATAGGGATCGACACCTTGATCAATAAAAAGCTTCTTGCGGCAAACAATATATTTAGATACATACGTAAAGGAGAAGTGGTCGCGATGACCAAGCTCAACAACATGAATGCCGAGCTGCTTGAATTCATCGTGAAGGAAAACAGCGATTTATGTAATAAGAAAATCATGAATATCAATGTGCCTCGCAGCGCTATCATTGGTGGTGTCATACGTGAAGGTAAAGGAAACATTGTATTAGGTAGCTTTACTATAAAAGCAGGTGATAGAGTAGTGGTTTGTTGTTTGCCGCGCTCTATTTCCAAAGTGGAAAAACTGTTCCAATAA
- a CDS encoding DUF3109 family protein has protein sequence MFQLGKTIVSDDVLDKDFVCNLTACKGICCVAGEAGAPLEQKEPDILDAEYEKIKPYLRPEGITAIESQGTWIERENGELETPLVNNKECAYATFKDDGTALCGIEAAYRDGATQFYKPISCHLYPVRLQEYTDFTAVNYHKWQICDDACELGEELGVPVYKFLKESLTRKFGKKWYAELEEIAEMKSHK, from the coding sequence ATGTTTCAGTTAGGGAAAACCATCGTGTCTGATGATGTTCTGGATAAGGATTTTGTATGCAACCTCACAGCTTGCAAGGGCATTTGCTGCGTTGCTGGCGAGGCTGGTGCACCGCTGGAACAAAAGGAGCCCGACATCCTTGATGCGGAGTATGAGAAGATCAAGCCTTACCTAAGACCAGAAGGTATCACAGCGATTGAATCCCAAGGCACCTGGATCGAGCGCGAGAACGGCGAACTAGAAACGCCTCTAGTCAACAATAAGGAATGCGCCTACGCCACTTTTAAAGATGATGGCACCGCGCTTTGCGGTATTGAGGCTGCATATCGTGATGGAGCTACCCAATTTTACAAGCCTATTTCCTGTCACTTATATCCAGTGCGCCTACAGGAATACACTGACTTCACAGCGGTGAATTATCATAAATGGCAAATTTGCGATGACGCCTGTGAGCTAGGTGAGGAGCTGGGCGTTCCTGTCTATAAATTTTTGAAGGAATCGCTTACGCGAAAATTCGGTAAGAAGTGGTACGCAGAACTTGAAGAAATTGCCGAAATGAAATCACATAAGTAA
- the porT gene encoding type IX secretion/gliding motility protein PorT/SprT translates to MRTTFLILVCLTGSFATAQLFTKERLKNRENFDKQILTFGFYMGLNTYDYKFDYNEIVDEIQTETTVGFNVGVLSDLRINEYLNLRFEPGVAFVQRNLMFTDPSFTAPEQSIREVSSTYIQLPLLLKVSTKRLNNWKPFVIGGASYSHNLSSNEDNPDDNSAGQFRQTTGVFNYEMGLGVDIYLPYFKFTPSIRGVFAISDELVRDENPDSPYTGSVDSMLSRGVFLNFTFQ, encoded by the coding sequence TTGAGAACTACCTTTTTAATTCTTGTTTGCCTCACAGGTTCATTTGCCACTGCACAACTTTTCACAAAGGAGCGCCTCAAAAACCGTGAGAATTTTGACAAGCAGATCTTGACCTTTGGTTTTTATATGGGTCTTAATACCTATGATTATAAGTTTGACTACAACGAAATTGTAGATGAAATCCAGACCGAGACAACCGTTGGATTTAATGTAGGTGTTTTAAGCGATTTAAGAATCAATGAATATCTCAATTTAAGATTTGAGCCTGGAGTTGCTTTTGTACAACGTAATCTTATGTTCACCGATCCTTCTTTTACCGCTCCAGAGCAGTCCATAAGAGAAGTGAGTTCTACCTACATTCAATTACCCTTATTGCTCAAAGTCTCCACAAAAAGATTGAACAACTGGAAGCCCTTTGTAATTGGCGGTGCGTCATACTCGCACAATCTTTCCAGTAATGAAGACAATCCTGATGACAACAGCGCTGGTCAGTTTAGGCAAACGACTGGAGTTTTCAATTATGAAATGGGATTAGGAGTGGATATTTACCTGCCTTACTTCAAGTTCACACCATCCATAAGAGGTGTATTTGCCATTAGTGACGAGCTGGTGAGAGATGAAAATCCAGACAGCCCATACACGGGTAGCGTGGATAGCATGCTCTCTAGAGGTGTGTTTTTAAACTTTACATTCCAGTAG
- a CDS encoding TrmH family RNA methyltransferase, producing MITKNKIKQIKSLARKKHRDELRLFIVEGYKSIRELKNAGLGIEEIFVTNEAQKLDDLHPKTITAAEMKSISNLKTPPGYLAVVKMPEPQALPNEGLILALDNVQDPGNLGTIIRLADWFNVKNVVCSSATVDLFNPKCIQATMGSIARVHVHYTDLEDYLQKSDLPIMIATMSKTSVYDMSLPNNAILVMGSESHGISEELLNLGSAISIPQYSPENDKTESLNVATATGILLAEWRRSTGM from the coding sequence ATGATTACCAAAAATAAAATTAAACAGATCAAAAGCCTGGCAAGAAAAAAGCATCGGGATGAGCTGCGGCTATTTATTGTAGAAGGCTATAAATCCATAAGAGAACTCAAAAATGCTGGACTTGGTATAGAAGAAATCTTTGTTACCAATGAGGCACAAAAGCTGGATGACCTTCACCCAAAAACCATTACCGCAGCAGAGATGAAGTCCATTTCTAATTTGAAAACACCGCCAGGATATCTCGCCGTGGTAAAAATGCCTGAGCCGCAGGCTTTACCCAATGAAGGCTTGATTCTCGCCCTTGATAATGTTCAGGATCCAGGTAATTTGGGAACTATTATTCGGCTAGCAGATTGGTTCAATGTCAAGAATGTGGTTTGTAGTTCTGCAACGGTGGATTTGTTCAATCCTAAATGCATTCAAGCTACTATGGGCTCTATTGCTCGAGTCCATGTGCATTATACAGATCTAGAAGATTACCTTCAAAAAAGCGACCTGCCTATAATGATTGCCACCATGAGTAAGACTAGTGTCTACGATATGAGCTTGCCTAATAATGCCATCCTTGTAATGGGAAGTGAGTCTCATGGAATTTCTGAAGAACTCTTGAATCTAGGTTCTGCGATTTCAATACCTCAATATAGTCCTGAAAATGATAAAACGGAAAGTCTCAATGTTGCTACCGCAACCGGAATACTGTTAGCAGAATGGCGTCGATCTACTGGAATGTAA
- the ubiE gene encoding bifunctional demethylmenaquinone methyltransferase/2-methoxy-6-polyprenyl-1,4-benzoquinol methylase UbiE: MSEQVKPNQDDAAGKKQQVTEMFDTISGEYDGLNRLISLGLDQKWRDNVVDMVAAHQPDTIMDIATGTGDLVIKMAEKTKASRLVGLDISSGMLEVGKIKVKQEQLDDRIEMVLGDSENLQFEDHTFDAITVSYGVRNFEDLEKGLSEILRVLRPNGILVILETSVPQKFPFRQGYYVYSNLVVPTLGKIFSKDRKAYGYLSKSASKFPYGERFNNILKKVGFKDVESHLQFHGASTIYKAIK, from the coding sequence GTGTCTGAACAAGTAAAACCAAATCAGGACGATGCCGCCGGAAAAAAGCAGCAAGTCACCGAAATGTTTGATACCATAAGCGGAGAGTACGACGGCCTGAACCGTCTGATTTCTCTAGGACTGGATCAAAAATGGCGTGACAACGTCGTGGATATGGTCGCCGCGCACCAGCCTGATACAATCATGGATATCGCAACAGGAACCGGTGATCTAGTGATCAAAATGGCTGAAAAAACTAAGGCTTCCAGACTCGTGGGTCTAGATATTTCCAGCGGTATGCTTGAAGTGGGAAAAATCAAGGTGAAACAGGAACAACTGGACGATCGCATTGAAATGGTGCTGGGTGATTCTGAGAACCTACAGTTTGAAGACCACACGTTTGACGCAATAACCGTATCCTATGGTGTTCGTAATTTTGAAGACCTTGAAAAAGGCCTTTCTGAAATATTGCGCGTTTTAAGACCCAACGGGATCTTAGTCATTCTTGAAACCAGCGTGCCTCAAAAATTTCCCTTTAGACAAGGATATTACGTGTACAGCAATTTAGTAGTACCAACGCTGGGCAAAATTTTCTCTAAGGATCGCAAGGCATACGGATATCTTTCAAAAAGTGCTTCAAAATTCCCTTATGGAGAGCGTTTCAACAATATTTTAAAGAAAGTTGGGTTTAAGGATGTGGAGAGCCATTTACAGTTTCACGGCGCCTCAACCATTTACAAAGCCATTAAATAA
- a CDS encoding ribonucleoside-diphosphate reductase subunit alpha, with amino-acid sequence MKEQNTTTQVEQQQKVDANQKLVDARKEALNSAKPSKEGFEWLNENSRNFLEAGYLTPGATPEGRIREIAERAEAILKIPGYADKFYGYMSEGFYSLASPVWSNFGKRRGLPISCFGSHIDDDIGNILYSQSEVGMMSKLGGGTSGYFGKIRHRGAAIKNNGEASGAVHIMRLFESMVDVVSQGSVRRGRFSPYLPVEHPDINEFLEIGTEGNPIQELTHGVTVTNEWMEQMIAGDEQKRTIWARVLQSRGEMGYPYIFFTDNANNNAADVYQDKKMPIYASNLCTEIMLPSSDEYSFVCVLSSINLLHYDKWKDTDAVETMVYFLDAVITEFLEKLEAYRDSDKLDDRQTFLFMERAYKFAKDNRSLGLGALGWHSLLQSKRLAFSSQEAFNLNSEIFKALKEKSYKASEELAQKFGEPELLKGYGRRNATLNAIAPTTSSAFILGQVSQGIEPIWSNIYVKDIAKIKTTIKNPYLVELLEEKGMNTQEVWHDIRNHDGSVQHLDFLTENEKAVFQTYSELDQMDIIYQAANRQNHIDQGQSVNIIVHPDMATKDVNKIHITAWKLGLKSLYYQHSMNAAQKFKQKKECVSCEA; translated from the coding sequence ATGAAAGAACAGAATACCACGACACAAGTAGAACAACAACAAAAGGTTGATGCCAACCAGAAGTTGGTTGACGCAAGAAAAGAAGCTCTCAACTCTGCAAAACCATCTAAGGAAGGTTTTGAATGGTTGAACGAGAACAGCCGCAACTTTTTGGAAGCTGGATACCTAACACCTGGCGCAACACCAGAAGGGCGCATACGTGAAATAGCAGAGCGCGCAGAGGCTATCCTGAAAATTCCAGGCTATGCAGACAAGTTCTATGGTTACATGAGTGAAGGCTTTTACTCACTGGCATCACCAGTATGGTCTAACTTCGGTAAGCGTCGTGGCTTGCCCATCAGTTGTTTTGGTTCCCACATTGATGATGATATAGGTAATATCCTATACTCACAATCAGAAGTTGGGATGATGTCAAAACTAGGTGGTGGTACATCTGGTTACTTTGGTAAAATACGTCATCGCGGTGCTGCCATTAAAAATAATGGAGAGGCCTCTGGAGCGGTTCATATCATGAGATTGTTTGAATCTATGGTAGATGTAGTAAGTCAGGGATCTGTACGTCGTGGACGTTTCTCTCCTTACCTACCTGTAGAACATCCAGACATCAACGAGTTTCTGGAGATAGGAACTGAAGGAAACCCTATCCAGGAATTGACGCACGGTGTGACCGTGACTAATGAATGGATGGAGCAAATGATCGCTGGTGATGAGCAAAAGCGTACCATCTGGGCACGTGTACTGCAGTCTCGTGGTGAGATGGGCTATCCATACATCTTCTTTACAGACAATGCCAACAACAACGCGGCAGATGTTTACCAGGATAAAAAGATGCCTATCTATGCAAGCAACCTGTGTACAGAGATCATGTTGCCATCCAGCGATGAATACTCTTTCGTATGCGTATTGTCCAGCATCAACCTTTTGCATTATGACAAGTGGAAGGACACAGACGCCGTAGAAACTATGGTATACTTCCTTGACGCTGTGATTACAGAGTTCTTGGAAAAACTGGAAGCATATCGTGACTCTGATAAATTGGACGACCGTCAGACGTTCCTGTTTATGGAGCGCGCGTATAAGTTTGCAAAAGACAACCGTTCCCTAGGCTTAGGAGCTTTAGGATGGCACTCTTTACTCCAGTCAAAAAGATTGGCATTCAGCAGCCAGGAAGCCTTCAATTTAAACAGCGAGATCTTCAAGGCACTGAAAGAAAAGAGTTACAAAGCGAGCGAAGAGTTAGCGCAAAAATTCGGTGAGCCAGAATTGTTAAAAGGTTATGGCCGTAGAAACGCGACGCTTAATGCGATCGCTCCTACCACTTCTAGCGCATTTATCCTGGGTCAAGTATCCCAAGGTATTGAGCCTATATGGTCCAATATTTATGTGAAAGACATTGCCAAAATCAAGACCACTATCAAGAATCCTTACTTAGTGGAATTGTTGGAAGAAAAGGGAATGAATACTCAAGAAGTATGGCATGACATACGCAACCACGATGGTAGCGTGCAGCACCTGGATTTCTTGACAGAGAATGAAAAAGCCGTTTTCCAGACCTACAGCGAACTCGACCAGATGGACATCATCTATCAGGCGGCAAACCGTCAGAATCACATTGACCAAGGTCAGTCCGTGAACATCATCGTTCATCCAGACATGGCGACTAAAGATGTGAACAAGATCCACATTACCGCATGGAAACTGGGATTGAAATCCCTGTATTACCAGCACAGTATGAACGCCGCACAAAAGTTCAAGCAAAAGAAAGAGTGCGTGAGCTGCGAGGCGTAA